The Verrucomicrobiota bacterium nucleotide sequence TCAGAAACTTGATAAGGAAATCCACTCCTGGCTAAAGATCACTCTCTCCGAAGGATTGGCCACCAACAAAATCGTGTCCTCTGTAGCCAGCAAGCTGCACAAGCCCAACGGTTTTCTCGTCGTCCCGGAAGGGTCAGAAGCCGAGTTCATGGGTGCCCTCCCCCTAGGTCGTATGCCTGGTATCGGCCCACGCACTGAAGAAGCGCTTCGGGCTATTGGAGCCCGTCGTATTAAAGACTTGATTACTCTGGGTGCAGAACGTCTCCACCCCTTCCTCGGAAAGACCACTGACTCCTTTCTTCAACTTGCACGCGGTGTTGATGATCGGCGCATCGTACTCGAACGCGAACCGGCCAAGTCTTACTCCCAACAACACACCTTCAAACAGGATATCGGTGACGATGACGAAATCATCCGACACCTGAAAACCATGATAGACGACGAAATGATCCGTATGCGTGATGACGGAAAACAAGCCCGGACCCTCAGCATCAAGATTCGTTACACCGACATGGAAGAAAGCGAATCCTCTCGTAGCCTGCACGAACCCAGTAGCCTGGAAAACGATTTCTATCCCTTCGTCGAACCCATGGTCAAAAACCTCTGGCAACGCCGAGTTCACCTGCGCCTCGTCGCCGTCCGTTTCTCTCGCCTCTACGACGCTTACGAACAACTGGAGTTCTTCGACCGTAAACGTCAGCGCCTCCGACAACTCAGCCACGTTATCGATAAGGTCAACGAAGACTACGGCAAATACACCGTGCAGCGCGCTTATCGTTTAGGCCTGACCAGCCGCGGAGGAGGCAAACGCAAAACACCGTTTAATCCTTAGGAAAGAATTGAAGGAATTTCAGGCTATTCGCAGTTTACTATTAATCAATGAGAGTTCTTCCCAAGCTCAAAAATAGCGGAACCAATTGCAGAAAGCTGTTCTTGAGTTAGCGCATGATTTTCTAGAGCCGAACTAACTTCCGACTGAAGAGCCGATAGATCCTTCAGCGCTTCTCCCCGCCGTAACTCAAATACCAAGCGATTAATCCGTCCACTGATTCGACCAAGCGCAGGACGGAGCTCTTCGACCAGATCGGGCGGATCGGTCATCGTAGCTGGGCCTTCGAGCGTTTTGAATTGGATCGCCTTGGCCGCCTCGATCTGTGCTTTGAAAAAAGCCTCCACTGCGGAAGTATCGGGCGGACCCACGCTCTGACGCTGGGATTCTTCGATTACGCCCTTCACAGCCGCCTCAATGACACGTGCTTCCTGGGCCAGGTCCTCGACAGGTTTTCCAAGAACGCGTTTACTTTCGGCCACCGCGACCATCAAAGACAGGCGCTCATCCATGGCGGCAAGTAATGCGGGTAGCGGAGTTGCGGTTTTGAATTCGTTGCCGGGAGGAAGATAGGCTTGCCGGAGATTCCCCAAGGTTCCATCCGCTTCTTTGGCCAGCAACCAGGCATCCAATTGATCGGCCAGTTCGACCTTCTCCGGGTGAACGAGCCAGGCCTTGTTATCCCGGGAGAATGGAGCCAAAGCTGTTGCATCCGGCAACCGTCGCAACCAGTGAGGCGCTTCCATGGTATCGGTTACTATGGCATCTACCTTGTTCTCAGTTAACAGGACCGGGACCCTTTGGTTGTCATTGGAAGTTACAATGAACGCATTTGGAAATGTCTTGCGGGTAACCCGTTCCAGATGGCCGCCGTGATTTACCCCAATCCGAATTCCCGGATGGTTGAAAGATTCAAGTGGTGGATTTTTCCCACGCTCACCCACAATGACCACGGCACCGCTTCTTGCGATGGGGACGGTAAACCGACCGACCATAGACCTGTCTTCCCTCACGGTTACACCACTCATAGCCACATCAAATTTTCCCGTTTCCAGGTCTTTCAAAAGATCAACCCACTGGAAGATCACGAATTCCACATCCATCCGGCGATCGGCAGCAAAA carries:
- a CDS encoding DNA polymerase IV; translated protein: MTPFVHLDADAFFASVEQAADPRLRGIPMAVGGRKRGIIAAASYEARRLGVYTPMPTQRALQVCPELVVVPGNFELYEQFSDWIFGMCEELTPLVERCSIDEGYMDLSGTWNLSQEGMITQVQKLDKEIHSWLKITLSEGLATNKIVSSVASKLHKPNGFLVVPEGSEAEFMGALPLGRMPGIGPRTEEALRAIGARRIKDLITLGAERLHPFLGKTTDSFLQLARGVDDRRIVLEREPAKSYSQQHTFKQDIGDDDEIIRHLKTMIDDEMIRMRDDGKQARTLSIKIRYTDMEESESSRSLHEPSSLENDFYPFVEPMVKNLWQRRVHLRLVAVRFSRLYDAYEQLEFFDRKRQRLRQLSHVIDKVNEDYGKYTVQRAYRLGLTSRGGGKRKTPFNP
- a CDS encoding transporter substrate-binding domain-containing protein codes for the protein MLSSLLVGLSDGLLGTDLEATKILRVGMSGDYAPFSSTKENDKLEGFEIELAKAFAADRRMDVEFVIFQWVDLLKDLETGKFDVAMSGVTVREDRSMVGRFTVPIARSGAVVIVGERGKNPPLESFNHPGIRIGVNHGGHLERVTRKTFPNAFIVTSNDNQRVPVLLTENKVDAIVTDTMEAPHWLRRLPDATALAPFSRDNKAWLVHPEKVELADQLDAWLLAKEADGTLGNLRQAYLPPGNEFKTATPLPALLAAMDERLSLMVAVAESKRVLGKPVEDLAQEARVIEAAVKGVIEESQRQSVGPPDTSAVEAFFKAQIEAAKAIQFKTLEGPATMTDPPDLVEELRPALGRISGRINRLVFELRRGEALKDLSALQSEVSSALENHALTQEQLSAIGSAIFELGKNSH